From a single Mycolicibacterium mengxianglii genomic region:
- a CDS encoding uroporphyrinogen decarboxylase/cobalamine-independent methonine synthase family protein — MSTIAPSVFATATGIGSWPGTSAREAAGVVVGELHTLTHLVELPGRGVGADLIGRAGALLVDIAIDTVPRGYRITPRPGAVARRASSLLGEDLDALEEAWEKAGLGGSARPVKVQAPGPITLAAELETGSGHRAITDLGALRDLTASLAEGIAVHRAEVARRLGTDVVVQLDEPLLSAALLGRLTGVTGITPVHPVDEALAVELLDTCVAAAGTAVAVHSCSAELPWKLFQRSTISAVSVDISTLAAADLDGIGEFLEAGRTVLLGVVPALEPAPRPTVDEVAAAAAQITDRLGFARTVLQERVGVTPACGLAGATPGWARTAVGLAQKVADRFEQDPETNS, encoded by the coding sequence ATGAGCACTATCGCGCCGTCAGTATTCGCGACGGCAACAGGAATCGGTTCGTGGCCCGGAACTTCTGCCCGGGAGGCGGCCGGGGTGGTAGTCGGCGAGCTGCACACCTTGACTCACCTGGTCGAACTGCCGGGCAGGGGGGTGGGCGCAGATCTCATCGGTCGGGCCGGCGCCCTTCTGGTCGACATCGCCATCGATACGGTCCCGCGCGGGTACCGCATCACCCCCCGGCCCGGAGCGGTGGCGCGCCGCGCGTCGAGCCTGCTGGGTGAGGACCTCGACGCGCTGGAAGAGGCGTGGGAGAAGGCTGGATTAGGCGGATCGGCGCGTCCGGTCAAAGTGCAGGCCCCCGGGCCCATCACCCTGGCTGCCGAACTCGAGACGGGCAGTGGTCACCGGGCGATCACCGATCTCGGTGCCTTGCGTGACCTGACGGCTTCACTGGCCGAAGGTATCGCGGTGCATCGGGCAGAGGTGGCCCGGCGACTGGGCACCGACGTCGTGGTGCAGTTGGACGAGCCGTTGCTCTCCGCGGCTCTGCTGGGCCGGCTCACGGGTGTCACCGGCATCACGCCTGTCCATCCGGTCGATGAGGCGCTGGCCGTCGAGCTTCTCGACACCTGTGTCGCCGCCGCCGGCACCGCGGTGGCAGTGCACAGCTGCTCAGCCGAACTGCCGTGGAAGCTGTTCCAGCGCAGCACAATAAGTGCAGTATCGGTGGACATCTCCACCCTGGCGGCCGCGGATCTGGATGGCATCGGCGAGTTTCTGGAAGCCGGCCGTACGGTACTGCTCGGGGTGGTGCCGGCGCTGGAGCCCGCACCACGCCCCACCGTCGACGAAGTGGCGGCAGCCGCCGCCCAGATCACCGATCGGCTCGGTTTCGCGCGGACGGTCCTGCAGGAACGTGTCGGCGTGACGCCGGCCTGCGGCCTCGCCGGGGCGACGCCGGGGTGGGCGAGGACCGCCGTCGGGCTGGCGCAGAAGGTTGCCGACAGATTCGAGCAGGATCCCGAAACGAACTCCTAA
- a CDS encoding sensor domain-containing protein, which yields MGPGARTRAGCVALLLLAGCSRPVGGLAVMPLSERPTPSGAVDALMLDLPRMRALTGAGEDLTIIPSMDGKSPVDIDLLARDAPAPCRFIFAETETFGPDLSNFHKTTYQNPPDGAIISQGAGAYRDPQTARAALDDLVGAATACGNYHVKSAVLVEVTFCAFPESVSELVMVNLLQGVPG from the coding sequence ATGGGCCCGGGTGCGCGCACAAGAGCCGGCTGCGTAGCGCTACTGCTGCTGGCAGGCTGTAGCCGGCCGGTGGGCGGGCTGGCCGTGATGCCGCTCTCCGAGCGGCCGACCCCCTCCGGCGCCGTCGACGCCCTGATGCTCGACCTGCCGCGGATGCGGGCTCTGACCGGCGCTGGTGAGGATCTGACCATCATCCCGAGCATGGACGGGAAGTCCCCGGTGGATATCGATCTGCTGGCTCGGGACGCCCCGGCGCCGTGTCGCTTCATCTTCGCCGAGACCGAGACCTTCGGACCGGACCTGTCCAACTTTCACAAGACCACCTATCAGAATCCGCCCGACGGCGCGATCATCTCCCAAGGTGCGGGCGCCTATCGCGATCCACAGACCGCGCGCGCCGCACTCGACGATCTGGTCGGTGCAGCGACCGCGTGCGGCAATTACCACGTGAAGTCCGCGGTGCTGGTCGAGGTGACGTTCTGCGCATTCCCCGAATCCGTGTCCGAACTCGTCATGGTGAACCTCCTTCAAGGTGTGCCGGGTTAG
- a CDS encoding HNH endonuclease signature motif containing protein codes for MFDSLPVEVSVLRGSGDAAPLVDAAVGWGRVAAAAEAQRLACIAEWAAFFLAQSDDDTALCAVDEEDDVVAQIGIAFGVSVRWAMNDLQIAAAMKERFPGLAALFLRGEISAKVMATVVERTMLVWDPEALAKIDAACVKAAVECGWSGLSYYKLKNAVDIWIERHDPAAVRRARQTMQGRCVKAGDTNDKSGTTAVYCRLSAPGAALLMGRLRRMAKAVCKDDPRTLDQKMADALEALGADADHLKCLCGSQMCPATADDGVASRFVIHIYAEAAALDGEADPMLHGDGPTDTEQPLNVTTAPKPAETVANTGEAEPPENATKAEAAPERPKMSTPRQRPISAVPPPTMTNPSAGVIPGFGVVPNALIAALLVAGATVSYVKPPAVEPENHPWISKALREFVKSRDLTCRIPGCDRAADWGDLDHSIAWGEGGPTHGSNLNGKCRHHHMIKTFRDGWSEIQKPDGTILFTTPTGHTYVSEPTSRLFFPTADTTSVTVERGSPRKEPAADKTVKMPKRKRPKAKERAYRIAAERALNDAAVAERNKPPPF; via the coding sequence ATGTTCGATAGTTTGCCGGTGGAGGTCAGCGTCTTGCGGGGCAGCGGTGACGCCGCTCCGCTCGTTGACGCCGCGGTGGGCTGGGGCCGGGTGGCTGCCGCTGCCGAAGCCCAACGGCTGGCATGTATCGCTGAATGGGCGGCTTTCTTTCTGGCCCAGAGTGATGACGACACCGCGTTGTGTGCTGTCGACGAGGAAGACGATGTGGTCGCCCAGATCGGCATCGCTTTCGGAGTCTCCGTCCGCTGGGCGATGAATGATCTGCAGATCGCTGCGGCCATGAAGGAACGCTTCCCCGGCCTGGCGGCTTTGTTTCTGCGGGGGGAGATCTCGGCGAAGGTGATGGCCACTGTCGTGGAGCGCACCATGTTGGTCTGGGATCCCGAGGCGCTGGCGAAGATTGACGCCGCGTGTGTGAAGGCGGCCGTCGAGTGCGGCTGGTCCGGGCTGTCGTATTACAAGTTGAAGAACGCTGTGGATATCTGGATCGAGCGTCACGACCCGGCAGCGGTGCGTCGGGCGCGGCAGACCATGCAGGGTCGCTGCGTGAAAGCCGGCGACACCAATGACAAGTCCGGCACCACCGCGGTGTACTGCCGGTTGTCGGCGCCGGGGGCGGCGCTGTTGATGGGTCGGTTGCGCAGGATGGCCAAAGCCGTCTGCAAAGACGATCCGCGCACCCTGGATCAGAAGATGGCCGACGCGCTGGAGGCCCTCGGCGCTGATGCCGATCACCTGAAATGTCTGTGCGGATCGCAGATGTGCCCGGCCACCGCTGATGACGGGGTGGCGTCGCGGTTCGTCATCCACATCTACGCCGAGGCCGCCGCCCTCGACGGCGAGGCGGATCCGATGCTTCACGGGGACGGTCCCACCGACACCGAGCAGCCGCTGAACGTGACGACTGCACCGAAACCCGCGGAGACAGTTGCGAACACCGGCGAAGCCGAGCCACCGGAGAACGCCACAAAGGCCGAAGCGGCTCCCGAACGGCCGAAGATGTCGACTCCTCGGCAGCGACCGATCTCGGCTGTACCGCCACCGACGATGACGAATCCGTCAGCAGGCGTAATCCCGGGGTTCGGAGTCGTACCGAACGCTCTGATCGCTGCGCTACTGGTCGCCGGCGCCACCGTCAGCTACGTCAAACCCCCCGCGGTGGAACCAGAGAACCATCCTTGGATTTCGAAGGCGCTGCGGGAATTCGTGAAGTCCCGTGACCTGACGTGTCGGATCCCGGGATGTGACCGCGCCGCGGACTGGGGCGATCTGGACCACAGCATCGCCTGGGGCGAGGGTGGACCAACCCATGGGTCCAATCTCAACGGGAAATGCCGGCACCACCACATGATCAAAACGTTCCGCGATGGCTGGTCGGAAATCCAAAAGCCCGACGGGACAATACTGTTCACTACTCCCACTGGTCACACCTACGTCAGCGAACCCACCAGTCGACTGTTCTTCCCGACGGCCGACACCACCTCCGTTACCGTCGAACGCGGCAGTCCGAGGAAAGAACCGGCCGCCGACAAAACGGTGAAGATGCCGAAACGAAAACGCCCGAAAGCCAAAGAACGCGCCTACCGCATCGCCGCAGAGCGCGCACTCAACGACGCCGCCGTCGCCGAACGCAACAAGCCCCCGCCGTTCTAA
- a CDS encoding DUF5078 domain-containing protein — protein MIRRHIGSVLAAAVLALSLAAPAGADATDEYPIPSRILKTTCTVDQYMAAVRDTDPVYYERYMTDYKNKTPDVQKWARDRIYWFWSMDYTGRRAYSEETATNAFYETLAWNWPNWAKLFFNNKGVTAHGTDVCMNYPPSDPTVWTW, from the coding sequence ATGATCAGACGGCATATAGGCAGTGTGCTGGCCGCCGCGGTCCTGGCGCTGTCCCTCGCTGCCCCTGCGGGCGCCGATGCCACCGACGAGTACCCCATCCCCAGCCGGATCCTGAAAACCACCTGCACTGTCGACCAGTACATGGCCGCCGTCCGTGACACCGACCCGGTGTACTACGAGCGCTACATGACCGACTACAAGAACAAGACCCCCGACGTGCAGAAGTGGGCCCGCGACCGAATCTACTGGTTCTGGTCCATGGACTACACCGGCCGGCGTGCCTACTCCGAAGAGACGGCCACCAACGCCTTCTATGAGACCCTGGCCTGGAACTGGCCCAACTGGGCGAAGCTGTTCTTCAACAACAAAGGCGTCACCGCCCACGGCACCGACGTCTGCATGAACTACCCACCCAGCGACCCCACCGTCTGGACCTGGTGA
- a CDS encoding MMPL/RND family transporter translates to MPPARHAARPKLPRFIRMFAVPIVLVWIAVVALLNTVVPQLEEVGKLRAVSMSPNDAPSLIATKHVGKKFQEYDTSSSVMIVVEGDEPLGPDAHTYYDEVVRELNADTTHVQHVQDFWGDTLTAAGAQSIDGKAAYVQVYIAGDQGEALANESVQAVRDIVDGNQAPPGVKAYVTGPAALTTDQNIVGDASMKTIEGVTIAIIIVMLLIVYRSFTTMLVTMAMVFVGLLSARGIVSFLGFYEVFGLTTFATSMVVTLAIAAATDYAIFLIGRYQGARRSGMDRESAYYDMFHGTAHVVFASGMTIAGATLCLHFTRLPYFQSMGIPLAVGMTIVVAAALTLGPALISIVTRFGKILEPKGNGRARGWRRLGSATVRWPGAILVMATVLCMVGLLALPGYHTTYNDRIYLPGDVPANVGYAAADRHFSDAKMNPDLVMVEADHDLRNPADFLVIEKIAKALVRVHGIASVTTITRPDGKPIKHASLAYTVSQSGTGQLMNNDFQQTVLENTLQQANEMQVTIDSMEKMQSITLELAGVTRRMADKMSDTSANLNEVRDHLADFDDQFRPIRNYFYWEPHCFDIPMCWSLRSIFESLDGISTMSEDFTELVPDIERMAQLTPQMAALMPAMIQTMKNQKQIMLNQYQAQKMQQDQNIAMQQDNTAMGEAFDTARNDDTFYLPPEAFGTADFQRGIKLFMSPDGQAVRFTVFHQGDPLTEDGTERIEPMRIAAADAIKGTPLEGSTVYVGGSAAMYKDMQQGADYDLLIAAVASLILIFLIMVLLTRAVAAAAVIVGTVVLSLGTSFGLSVLVWQHIIGIPLSWMVLPMSVIVLLAVGADYNLLLVSRMKEEIHAGVKTGIIRSMAGTGSVVTAAGFVFAFTMIGMIVSDMITIGQVGTTIGLGLLFDTLVVRSLMTPSIAALMGKWFWWPTHVRPRPKPMPWPKREVAEVTS, encoded by the coding sequence ATGCCTCCGGCGCGGCACGCGGCCCGCCCGAAGCTTCCCCGCTTCATCCGGATGTTCGCGGTGCCGATCGTGCTCGTGTGGATCGCCGTCGTCGCGCTCCTCAACACGGTGGTCCCGCAGCTCGAAGAGGTCGGCAAGCTTCGCGCTGTGTCGATGAGTCCCAACGACGCACCGTCGCTCATCGCGACCAAACACGTCGGGAAGAAGTTCCAGGAGTACGACACCAGCAGCTCGGTGATGATCGTCGTGGAGGGTGACGAGCCGCTGGGCCCGGACGCGCACACGTACTACGACGAGGTGGTCCGCGAACTCAACGCCGACACCACCCACGTCCAGCACGTCCAGGATTTCTGGGGCGACACGCTGACCGCGGCCGGCGCCCAGAGCATCGACGGCAAGGCCGCCTATGTGCAGGTCTACATCGCCGGTGACCAGGGCGAGGCGCTGGCGAACGAGTCGGTGCAGGCGGTGCGCGACATCGTCGACGGAAACCAGGCGCCACCCGGCGTGAAGGCCTACGTCACCGGACCCGCGGCGCTGACCACCGATCAGAACATCGTCGGCGACGCCAGTATGAAAACCATTGAGGGCGTGACGATCGCGATCATCATCGTGATGTTGCTGATCGTCTACCGTTCTTTCACCACGATGCTCGTCACCATGGCGATGGTTTTCGTCGGGCTGTTGTCGGCCCGTGGCATCGTGTCATTCCTGGGGTTCTACGAGGTGTTCGGGCTCACGACCTTCGCAACCAGCATGGTGGTGACGCTGGCGATCGCGGCCGCGACCGACTATGCGATCTTCCTGATCGGCCGGTATCAGGGAGCCAGACGATCAGGAATGGACCGAGAGTCCGCCTACTACGACATGTTCCACGGCACCGCCCACGTGGTGTTCGCCTCGGGCATGACGATCGCCGGTGCCACGCTGTGCCTGCACTTCACCCGGCTGCCGTACTTCCAGAGCATGGGGATCCCGCTGGCAGTCGGTATGACGATCGTGGTGGCCGCGGCGCTCACACTGGGACCGGCGCTGATCTCCATCGTCACGCGCTTCGGAAAGATCCTGGAGCCCAAGGGAAACGGGCGCGCCCGAGGCTGGCGCAGGCTGGGCTCGGCAACGGTCCGCTGGCCCGGCGCCATCCTGGTGATGGCCACCGTGTTGTGCATGGTCGGTCTGCTGGCTCTGCCCGGCTACCACACCACCTACAACGACCGCATCTATCTGCCCGGCGACGTGCCCGCGAACGTGGGCTACGCCGCGGCCGACCGGCACTTCTCCGATGCCAAGATGAATCCCGATCTGGTGATGGTCGAAGCCGATCACGATCTGCGCAACCCGGCGGACTTCCTGGTGATCGAGAAGATCGCCAAGGCCCTGGTCCGGGTGCACGGAATCGCCTCGGTCACCACCATCACCCGGCCGGACGGTAAGCCGATCAAACACGCTTCGCTGGCGTACACGGTGAGCCAGAGCGGCACCGGACAGCTGATGAACAACGATTTCCAGCAGACCGTGCTGGAGAACACCCTGCAGCAGGCCAATGAGATGCAGGTGACCATCGACTCGATGGAAAAGATGCAGAGCATCACCCTGGAGCTCGCCGGTGTGACCCGCCGGATGGCCGACAAGATGAGCGACACCTCGGCGAATCTCAACGAGGTGCGCGATCATCTGGCTGATTTTGATGATCAGTTCCGCCCGATCCGCAATTACTTCTATTGGGAGCCGCACTGCTTCGACATTCCGATGTGCTGGTCGCTGCGCTCGATCTTCGAGAGTCTCGACGGCATCAGCACCATGTCCGAAGACTTCACCGAACTGGTTCCCGACATCGAACGGATGGCCCAGCTGACGCCGCAGATGGCGGCACTGATGCCGGCGATGATCCAGACGATGAAGAACCAGAAGCAGATCATGCTGAACCAGTACCAGGCGCAAAAGATGCAGCAGGACCAGAACATCGCCATGCAACAGGACAACACGGCGATGGGTGAGGCATTCGACACCGCCCGCAACGACGACACCTTCTATCTGCCGCCGGAGGCTTTCGGTACCGCCGACTTCCAGCGGGGCATCAAGTTGTTCATGTCCCCGGATGGACAAGCAGTGCGGTTCACCGTGTTCCACCAAGGTGATCCGCTGACCGAGGACGGCACGGAGCGCATCGAGCCGATGCGCATCGCTGCCGCGGACGCCATCAAGGGCACGCCACTGGAGGGATCCACCGTCTACGTCGGCGGCAGCGCGGCGATGTACAAGGACATGCAGCAGGGTGCCGACTACGACCTGCTCATCGCGGCCGTCGCGTCACTGATCCTGATCTTCTTGATCATGGTGCTCCTGACCCGGGCCGTCGCGGCGGCAGCCGTCATCGTCGGCACCGTGGTGCTGAGTCTGGGCACGTCCTTCGGACTGTCGGTTCTGGTGTGGCAGCACATCATCGGTATTCCGCTGAGCTGGATGGTGTTGCCCATGTCTGTCATCGTGCTGCTCGCCGTCGGCGCCGACTACAACCTGCTGCTGGTGTCTCGGATGAAGGAAGAGATCCACGCCGGGGTGAAGACCGGAATCATCCGGTCGATGGCAGGCACGGGATCGGTGGTCACCGCAGCGGGGTTCGTGTTCGCCTTCACCATGATCGGCATGATCGTCAGCGACATGATCACCATCGGACAGGTGGGCACCACCATCGGTCTGGGCCTGCTGTTCGACACCCTGGTCGTGCGCTCGCTCATGACGCCATCCATCGCGGCGCTCATGGGCAAGTGGTTCTGGTGGCCGACGCACGTGCGCCCCCGCCCGAAGCCGATGCCGTGGCCCAAACGCGAAGTGGCGGAGGTTACTTCATGA
- a CDS encoding MmpS family transport accessory protein gives MITAVKRVWLPVLVVFAVAIGAVSVANLRSVFGSEQALVTPVDADTAESFNPKVVTYEVFGSGSTAIVNYADLDGKPQRTGEVSLPWSMTLETTLPSVMPNIMAQGDGQSISCRVTVDDEVKDERTAHGVNAATYCLVKAA, from the coding sequence ATGATCACCGCCGTCAAGCGGGTGTGGTTGCCCGTCCTGGTGGTTTTTGCGGTCGCGATCGGGGCGGTCAGCGTCGCGAATCTGCGGTCCGTCTTCGGCTCCGAGCAGGCCCTTGTGACGCCGGTGGACGCCGATACCGCCGAGAGCTTCAATCCCAAGGTCGTCACCTACGAGGTGTTCGGCTCGGGATCCACCGCGATCGTCAACTACGCCGATCTCGACGGGAAGCCGCAGCGCACCGGTGAGGTGAGTCTGCCGTGGTCGATGACCCTGGAGACCACGCTGCCGTCGGTGATGCCCAACATCATGGCCCAGGGCGACGGCCAATCCATCAGCTGCCGCGTCACCGTCGATGACGAGGTGAAAGACGAAAGGACGGCGCACGGTGTGAACGCCGCCACCTACTGCCTGGTGAAGGCCGCATGA
- a CDS encoding TetR/AcrR family transcriptional regulator — protein MTAADPEASGLRKDAERNRCRIIQAARELCVTRGLEATLNEVAHHANLGVGTVYRRFPTKEALFEAIFLDGIDQLVTLAEAALEAEDSWEGFAWFVWSMCELTATDRGLREIAFSKAYCGGRVDLGRTQLEPRISKLVERAKRDGYLRPEVSSTDMPLCGLMTGAVSEYSGDVSADLWRRYVSILLEGMRCRPAQERLAVDALTQVELHTAMDQWSPASNG, from the coding sequence ATGACTGCTGCGGATCCGGAGGCATCGGGCCTCCGCAAGGATGCCGAGCGCAACCGATGCCGGATCATCCAGGCCGCCCGCGAACTCTGCGTGACGCGCGGGCTGGAAGCGACGCTCAACGAGGTGGCCCATCACGCGAACCTCGGCGTCGGCACCGTCTACCGGCGGTTTCCCACCAAGGAGGCGCTGTTCGAGGCGATCTTCCTCGACGGCATCGACCAGCTCGTCACGCTCGCCGAGGCCGCGCTGGAGGCCGAGGATTCCTGGGAGGGATTCGCCTGGTTCGTGTGGTCGATGTGCGAATTGACCGCAACCGACCGCGGGCTGCGTGAGATCGCGTTCAGCAAGGCGTACTGCGGGGGCCGCGTCGACCTGGGCCGCACCCAGCTCGAACCGCGCATTTCGAAACTGGTCGAGCGGGCCAAGCGTGACGGGTACCTACGGCCGGAGGTGTCGTCGACGGACATGCCGTTGTGCGGTTTGATGACGGGCGCGGTGAGTGAGTACTCCGGCGACGTGTCGGCCGACCTGTGGCGACGCTATGTCTCAATCCTGTTGGAGGGCATGCGTTGTCGCCCAGCACAGGAGAGGTTGGCCGTCGACGCACTCACCCAGGTTGAATTGCACACGGCGATGGATCAGTGGTCGCCCGCCTCTAACGGGTGA
- the mnmA gene encoding tRNA 2-thiouridine(34) synthase MnmA encodes MRVLAAMSGGVDSSVAAARMVDAGHDVVGVHLALSSAPGTLRTGSRGCCSKEDASDARRVADVLGIPFYVWDFADRFKEDVIDDFVESYARGETPNPCVRCNERIKFSALSARALALGFDVVATGHYARLEDGRLRRAVDEDKDQSYVLAVLTAEQLRHAAFPVGDTPKPQIREEAARRGLTVADKPDSHDICFIPSGNTQAFLGARIGVRKGAVVDSSGTVLAEHDGVHGFTVGQRKGLGIAGPGPDGQPRYVTSIDAQTGTVHVGDAAELEVWELLGTQPVFTSGMPLSGPVECEVQVRAHGGLAPVVAEVVDGAIHVRLRSALRGVAPGQTMVLYRPDADGDEVLGSATITR; translated from the coding sequence ATGCGGGTACTGGCTGCAATGAGCGGCGGCGTCGACTCGTCGGTGGCCGCCGCCCGGATGGTCGACGCCGGCCATGACGTCGTCGGAGTGCATCTGGCCCTGTCGTCGGCACCGGGCACCTTGCGCACCGGTTCGCGTGGCTGCTGTTCGAAAGAAGATGCCTCCGATGCCCGCCGCGTCGCCGATGTGCTGGGAATCCCTTTCTACGTCTGGGATTTCGCGGATCGTTTCAAAGAAGACGTGATCGATGATTTCGTCGAGTCCTACGCACGCGGCGAGACCCCCAATCCATGCGTGCGGTGCAACGAGCGCATCAAGTTCTCCGCGCTGTCCGCCCGGGCGCTGGCTCTGGGCTTCGACGTGGTCGCCACCGGGCACTATGCGCGCCTGGAGGACGGCCGCCTGCGTCGCGCCGTCGACGAGGACAAAGACCAGTCTTATGTGCTGGCGGTGCTGACCGCCGAGCAACTGCGACATGCGGCGTTCCCGGTCGGGGACACCCCGAAGCCGCAGATCCGTGAAGAAGCCGCCCGCCGCGGGCTCACGGTCGCCGACAAGCCTGACAGTCACGACATCTGCTTCATCCCGTCCGGCAACACCCAGGCTTTCCTCGGTGCGCGCATCGGTGTCCGCAAAGGCGCCGTGGTCGACTCCAGTGGAACCGTGCTGGCCGAGCACGACGGCGTGCACGGCTTCACCGTCGGTCAGCGCAAGGGCCTCGGAATCGCCGGGCCCGGCCCGGACGGCCAACCCCGCTACGTCACCTCCATCGACGCTCAGACCGGCACGGTGCACGTCGGCGATGCCGCCGAACTCGAGGTCTGGGAACTCCTGGGCACTCAGCCGGTGTTCACTTCGGGCATGCCGCTTTCCGGGCCCGTCGAATGCGAGGTCCAGGTACGGGCCCACGGGGGTCTGGCTCCCGTCGTGGCCGAGGTGGTCGACGGCGCGATCCACGTGCGGCTGCGCTCAGCGCTGCGAGGTGTCGCCCCCGGTCAGACGATGGTGCTGTATCGGCCTGACGCTGACGGCGACGAAGTGCTGGGCAGCGCCACCATCACCCGTTAG
- a CDS encoding cysteine desulfurase family protein: MSPAKPVYLDHAATTPMHPAAIEAMTAVLTTVGNASSLHTAGRVARRRMEEAREALAAVLGARPSEVIFTAGGTESDNLAIKGIYWARHDADPQRRRIITTPVEHHAVLDAAAWLVEHEGAEITVLPTEADGSVTPASLRAALEEYGTSVALVTVMWANNEVGTLFPIAELAAVAAEFDIPMHSDAVQAVGQVPVRFAESGLSAMSVAAHKFGGPTGIGALLLRRDAACVPLTHGGGQERDVRSGTPDVAGAVAMAAAAKIAVDSMEVNSARLRGLRDRLIEGVFAEIDDVVLNGARESRLPGNAHFTFRGCEGDSLLMLLDANGIECSTGSACTAGVAQPSHVLIAMGADAATARGSIRLSLGHTSVDSDVDAALEVLPAAVERARQAALAAAGQVR; this comes from the coding sequence ATGAGCCCCGCAAAGCCGGTCTACCTCGATCACGCTGCCACCACCCCGATGCACCCTGCTGCCATCGAGGCGATGACGGCTGTGCTCACCACGGTGGGCAATGCCTCCTCGCTGCACACCGCCGGCCGGGTGGCCCGGCGCCGCATGGAGGAAGCCCGCGAGGCTCTCGCCGCCGTTCTGGGGGCCCGCCCGTCGGAAGTGATCTTCACCGCAGGCGGGACCGAGAGTGACAACCTGGCGATCAAAGGCATCTACTGGGCGCGCCACGACGCCGACCCGCAGCGGCGCCGGATCATCACCACCCCGGTGGAGCACCACGCGGTCCTCGACGCGGCGGCGTGGCTGGTCGAACACGAAGGTGCCGAGATCACCGTGCTGCCGACAGAGGCCGACGGTTCGGTGACCCCGGCGTCCCTGCGCGCAGCCCTCGAGGAGTACGGCACGTCGGTGGCGCTGGTCACTGTCATGTGGGCCAACAACGAGGTCGGCACCCTGTTCCCAATCGCTGAACTCGCCGCTGTGGCTGCCGAATTCGACATCCCGATGCACAGCGACGCCGTTCAGGCTGTCGGTCAGGTGCCGGTGCGTTTCGCCGAGTCCGGGTTGTCGGCCATGAGTGTGGCTGCGCACAAGTTCGGCGGTCCGACGGGTATCGGTGCGCTGCTGCTGCGCCGTGATGCCGCCTGCGTGCCGCTGACTCACGGTGGCGGTCAGGAACGCGACGTTCGTTCCGGCACACCGGATGTGGCCGGTGCAGTGGCGATGGCGGCGGCGGCGAAGATCGCCGTCGACTCCATGGAGGTCAACAGTGCCCGGTTACGCGGGCTGCGGGACCGGCTGATCGAGGGCGTCTTCGCCGAGATCGACGACGTGGTGCTCAACGGGGCCCGTGAGTCCCGACTCCCGGGCAACGCACACTTCACCTTCCGTGGGTGTGAGGGCGACTCGCTCCTGATGCTGTTGGACGCCAATGGCATTGAATGTTCCACAGGTTCTGCCTGCACCGCCGGGGTGGCCCAGCCGTCACATGTGCTGATCGCCATGGGCGCTGATGCGGCTACCGCCCGCGGATCGATCCGGCTGTCGCTGGGGCACACCAGCGTCGACTCCGATGTTGATGCCGCGCTGGAAGTGTTGCCGGCTGCCGTCGAGCGCGCCAGGCAGGCCGCGCTGGCCGCCGCGGGGCAGGTGCGCTGA
- a CDS encoding lysophospholipid acyltransferase family protein: MSRCDGVPHAWLPRASCDESCMDAGAADAGRAAVVALRTTLRVMLTLVLVPALPLLAVPMPGRSHIQRGYCRLVLRCLGVRITISGGPIRNLRGVLVVSPHVSWVDIFAIGSVLPGSFVARADLIDWPALGRLARLMKVIPIERASLRRLPEVVAAIAARLRAGHTVVAFPEGTTFCGLAYGTFKPAMFQAAVDAGRPVQPLRLSYHHRDGRTSTVPAFIGADTLLASIRRLIVARRTIVHVQVESLQLPAGGRRALALRCEKAVRGGAHRDTAHHHRLAA, from the coding sequence ATGAGCAGGTGTGACGGCGTACCGCACGCCTGGCTGCCGCGGGCCTCGTGTGACGAGAGTTGCATGGACGCCGGGGCCGCCGACGCCGGGCGCGCCGCGGTGGTGGCACTGCGCACCACCCTGCGGGTGATGTTGACGCTGGTGTTGGTCCCGGCGCTGCCGCTGCTGGCCGTGCCGATGCCGGGGCGCTCGCACATCCAGCGCGGGTACTGCCGGCTGGTGCTGCGCTGTCTGGGCGTCCGCATCACCATCTCCGGGGGTCCGATCCGAAATCTCCGCGGAGTTCTGGTGGTCAGCCCACACGTGTCCTGGGTGGACATCTTCGCCATCGGGTCGGTCCTGCCGGGCTCATTCGTTGCCCGTGCCGATCTGATCGACTGGCCTGCGCTGGGTCGGCTGGCCCGGTTGATGAAGGTCATCCCGATCGAGCGGGCCAGCCTGCGCCGCCTGCCCGAGGTGGTGGCCGCCATCGCCGCGCGCCTGCGTGCCGGCCACACCGTCGTGGCCTTCCCGGAGGGCACCACTTTCTGCGGCCTGGCGTACGGGACGTTCAAACCGGCGATGTTCCAGGCCGCTGTCGACGCCGGAAGGCCGGTGCAGCCCCTCAGGCTCAGTTATCACCACCGCGACGGCCGCACCTCGACCGTGCCCGCGTTCATCGGCGCGGACACCTTGCTCGCCTCGATCCGCAGGCTCATCGTGGCGCGCCGCACGATCGTGCACGTCCAGGTCGAGTCACTGCAGCTCCCGGCCGGTGGTCGGCGTGCCCTGGCATTACGGTGCGAAAAAGCGGTCCGCGGCGGCGCGCACCGTGACACTGCGCACCATCACCGTCTGGCCGCCTGA